CCGATGATGAAAGCGTACGGTTCCATAAATGGCGTCATCAAATATTGGACGACTTAGTAGTGTCTTGCAGTCCTCGTTGCTCCAGTCCGGCAAAATTGAGCGAACGTCAATTCCGATCGCTCTCTCAGTTCCATCAGGAACTATAATGGTGGCTATTTTCTGTAATGTGCAAGCCGCTGCAATGAGTTTGATTCCTTCGCGCGCTTTATCTATTGATATCGGGTTGACGGAAGCTGTGTTTTCTTTGCGCTCTTCAAGGCGTCTTTCAATACTACCTTCGACCAGTTCTAAGCGTGAGCCTATTCGCTTATTTTTGATCCAAAAGTCTATAACTTCTAATAAATCCTGTGGGCGCGTTGTATATGCCCAAGCATCCTGCCTGTCTATTTCTCGTAGAAAGTCGGAGGGGTCAGATATTCCTTTTTTTTGTATAAAATTTTCTACTTGTTCAGAGGATAGGTTTTTAATGGAATAAATTTTAAATCCGCTTTTTGAATTTTTTGTTTCCTCTGATATCTTCGTTTCTTTTTCATGTGATCCCTCAGGGAATAAAAATTCTTCATCTTCGAATCCGTCGTCTTTCTCCTCATCGAGTTCTTGATATTCAAGCTGCTTATTGCATAGATCTAGATCGGTTTTTGGTCTCCATGCATCAACTCTACCTGTTATTACGATGTGCACCCTTTGGAGGGCCGGAGAAAGTTCATTGGCTATCTTTCTAATGGACTGTTCAAAATCCAGCGTATGCTTGAGTCTTGCTTCGTCTATTGAATCAAGAAGTAGCCAGCCTTCCTCATTGGATTGTAACCAACCCTTAAACTCTTCATAGCTGCCCTCTTCGAATGCCCCTTCCAGGCCATCAGGTATGTGTTCGAGTCGTAAAAAAAACGCAGCTTTTCCTTCTGATCTCAATTTGATAGCTGTTTGGCGTATCTCTTCAGTTTTCCCCGCTCCAGCCTCAGCTAGTAAAACAATACGATGCTGCCTTAGTAAGGCATCCCAGGCATAGTCCTTACCCAATCTAAGGCCTAAAGCTTCGGCTATTTCTAGATCATCGCTGTCCGCTTCAAGAGTGTAACCTCTGGGTAACTCAAAAAATGTACGGTTGAGTTCGATGAATTCGTCAGTTCTTGCTTTCATATATTTTTTGGCTTTTACGTGAGCGAATTAAAATCCAAACTTATTAATTTATATCTAGGAAGGACTACGCTTGGGAATGTTGAATTATACAGCGATCTTAGATTGGGAATGAAATGGCTAAGAACCTCCATAAATCTTTTTGTGTTCAAAAAATGTACTGCGCCTCCCAGCATGTATTTCTGAAATCCTTCCGGGTGGGGAGTCCTTCCACTAGGCGTACAGTTATTGACAGTACTCCAAGGGAGGGGCATTCGCCCCTCCTATTGCTCTCGCTTCCGCTCTACAACTTTCGAATTCAGTAACCGGTCGAACCGTCCACTCGTGAAAGCGAGTGATGACCCGGGATTTGGCCTGGAATAGCAGCCCGATCAATTTTTGAGCTTCTTGGCCGTATTTGTTCAGCCCCGCTTTGACGACATGTAACGCCCGCAGCGGCAGGTCGGCCCGATCTGGAGTTGGGCCTCCGGATAGCTCGGTGAAGGTTTCCCAGTCTCCTTTGTCCGCAGCCTCGATGAGACCTTTCAGTAACTCGCTATCTATAGAATCCAGAGCGGCTTCTGCATGTTCACTGTGGGCAAGCCTGCGGGACTCCCGCCAGGCGGTAACACTGGGGCCGCCGATCTGCTGGAATTGACGGATCTTCCAGGTAGACGCCCAAGCACGGATGCGGATCGCACTCTCAATCGCGTCATGTCCATATAGGTCTTCGCCGACGTGCTCTCCGTCGATATTCTTGGCTATGTATTTAGCGATATAGCCTGCAGCAGTACCTTTGTTCGGGTCTATGTATTTGACGGTGAACCGCCTTTTCTGGGCTCCCGGTTCGTTGCCGTCTATCTCCAGCGCATAGTGGCGGAAGATGCTTAGTGCCTCCTTGACCTGCTCGGGTGCAATGAACAAGAGCATGTGCCAGTGCGGGCAACCGTCGTGATGCGGTTCCACCACGCGGAAACCATAGGGCTGAATCTGGCTTCGCTTCAGTTTCGCCCGGATCTTGGCCCACTGTTGGTTGAAGTACGCCTGGACTTCGGCAGGAGTAGAGCCGTTGTACCGTGGATTGGGCTTACAGTTGGCCGACAGATGACTGTGGTACTTGGAAGGGGCGGTAAGAGTTAGGAATACCCCTTGCTCGCCACGCTTACGGGAGATCGCTTCAAACCCAGCCATTCGGGTCATGAGTTTGCTTCGCCGGTTGGCCAAGTTCGCTACACTTCGCTTCGCCACATCGAGCAAGTTGAAGACTTCGCCTAGCTCGTTGACCGCTTCCAAAGCGGCAAGCACCGCTTCATTTCGCTTCCATTGAGCGAGTTTTCGGTTCACCCCGTGGTTGCTGGCATAGATACCTGATCGCTTATTGACCAAGCCAAGATTGATATGGACCTCTTCCAGATACAAATCTTGAAGGGTGCGAATACCACGCCGCCATCAATCTGGACAGAAGACGCGGGCGAGCGCCGGCATTATCTCTTCTTGGCTTGCCTGAAGTGGATCGGGGTGGGGAAAAGTCAGCTGGCAGTTTTCGACCGCTTTAATGGTCTTCTTCAAGCCGTTGTGATACCGACCAGCTTTGTACTCAAGGAAGAAGGCTGCTTTCAGTGTGCCACTACACTAGGCAGTATCCACTGTTGAGACTAGAGCCAGGCTAATCCTCTATTAGGTGCGCGATTAGAGAGGCCGAGACTGTATCTCGGCCTCATAAGTTGGCTCTACCTACGTTATTGATTGATCAGTTTAGAGCGCTGGCTCGAGGCAGTTTCTGGATCCTTCCAAGCAGGTACCATCCGAGTCATAGTTCGATACGAATACGCTGCAAGTCATGGAATCATTATTGCCGTATGCATCTGTCACTGTCAGGCGAAAGGTGTGGTTCATTGACGTATTGTCTGGAGTGAAGACGGTAGTCGTGAAGGGGCCTTTGCCCGTACGGGTCGTCCCATTGGAAAGATACCAGGAATAAGTAAGGTTGGTGCCGTTTCTGCTCGCAGATCCATCGTCAGAGAAAGTAACACTCGCATACTGGCCCTCTGCCGTCGAGGGCGTCACCTTACATTCGGCGATAGGCTCCATTGTTCGCTCCCGCAATGGAGTAAATTCTTCATGTTTATTAACTAGTTCATTATACCTTTGCACATCATTAGTATTTGCCATCCCGTTATGACTATAGGTTAGCCAGCTCTGTTTGTACCAAGATCCCTTGGTATCACTTAAATTCTGTGAGTTTACTTCTGCAAAGGCTCGAACCTTATGGCTCAAGAACTCAAAAAAGCTACCGATAAAGGGGTCGCCAGATAGGAGGTTATGAATATATAACAGTTCACGTTTTTCCGGCGTTTCAAAGGATGTATTTTCTAGGTCTGATAACCATGCCCAATAAGAAACATCTGTAAACCTTGGATTGTATACTTTGCTCGGGTAAGTGTTGAGCTGTGTGCCCAATTCATTATGTTGGTTATCTGGATTGGCAACTGGATCATACAGATGCACCATCACAGGAATTTCAGGAGATTCCTCCTTGAATTTCGCTGCAAGATGAGTAACGAGTGCCCCCCCCCTACTGTGGCCTGCTAGATAAATAAACTTCAAGTTTTCCGTGTAGAACTTTTTCTTCAGCCACTGATAGTGAGCTTGAATTATTTCTCGTTGATTTGGGAGGGTGAAGTCATAATTAAATCTGGCGTCGACAGCGATTGCTATAAAGGTGCTCTCCATATCGAAGTCGCCATTAGTTGCAACCAGTTTTGGAACTGATCCAGGCATTATTGGCATATGGCCGTTGGCCAGTGTGGTGTCGTTATGATCAAACCACCAATTCCAGTCATCACACATGCCAATATTGGATGCTTGGATGTCATTACTACTGAAGTACTGTCCCATAGAAAAATACATCAATGTATCAACGTTGCTGCGGGGAGGCTCATTGTAAGTGGCGATAATTGTGCGACGCTGTTTGTCCTTGGCGACATTATTATTTTCCCACTCATAAAAGTCGCTTTGAATCTTGTTGTTACACGGAAAGAGAAGATCATTTCTGCAGTAGCTGACGCGCTGGGCGTAGGCGGTAGTGGGAAAGCCTGAGGTTAAACTAGTGATCCCGCAGCGATCGTAAGGTGAGACAGGAGGGGGAGGGTCAATTCCGGGGGGTAAGCCCTCATATGCAGACACTGTTACAGATATGAAGGATAGGCAAAGAAAGGTAATTATTCTGTTCATGAATCTATTTCTCTAAAGGATGCGGTTATTTAAGCTTGTACCTCACACTTAGCTTTAATACTTCTATGTTGACTGTCGGCAAGCCGACAATTTCAGTGCTCGACGACGCAACAGGGTGGAATTATATTTTAATATTTTCTAATTTACTGTGAGAAATTTCTACATAATTGTCATTGGTAAGGGCTTTTTCTCAGTTTTAAGCTTTTGCTTGGCGCTTGGTGACAACGGGAGCGTGACTGATGCGAGCAGCCTTGATCTTTCTCTCACTTTTGCCTGGAGGTGGTAAGGCACATGCTTTTGAGTGGAGCGCTGGGGAGTACGTAGAGAAGTTGTAGTGGCACGCTTAATTATTACATCGGTGACCTGAAAGGGGCCTTTAACGGTCTTCTTTATACACAGGCTATAGAGAATGGGGGGCGAGCCTCCTCAGTGTCTCCTCTCTAGTGAGGATAATAATCTGGTGAGGATAATAATTTCACGACCATGCTCAAGGATGTTATTGCACAAATGCGCATCAATAATCGGCATATCAAGGCTAAAGATGTGTCGAATACCGCAGCAATAGCGCTAATCACCGCGATGGCCGATCTCTACCCCTACCTTCTTGTCCAACGTCTGGATAGCCATTTGGGCGGTGAGAATAGTTCAAGGGCTGAATAAGAGTCCCTGGCTATAGGTGGGTATGGGGACTCGATGTTCTTTCAGGCTTGAATGGTACAAATAAGTAAGCGATCAGTTTTCCACACCTTCGACGCGAGCATTGCTTTCTGGTAACCCTAAAGCCCGGACGTTCCACGGTAGTAATGCCTGCATGGCGGTGAGAATTGTCGAATTGCCGTCTGAATAGTCTTTTCATATCGCGGTCCAGTGTGATTTTCAGGTTCCGGATACTTGCTTTGAGAGTCATCTCGGCTGTGGAATCGGACATGTTAAGGCGATAGGGGTGCACAATATGTGTACAGTTTAAATTGGGGGCCCATATCCTTAGTAATTCGCTATTGACCTGAAAGTGGTACATGCGTAACACTTTGTTTGTGAGGTAGCTCAATAAATATAAAAGTCATACGGACTCTCTTATGAAAGCAAAATTTTTTATTCTCCTTTCAATCCTGGTTCTTAGCGGCCCAGCTTTTTCGCACAGTGGTAATACCGACTCCAACGGCGGCCATAACTGCAGCGAAAAATCAAAAAAGAAAGGCTTGTGCTCTGGCTATCACTATCATAGAAATTCAGTTACCAGCGCTGAGTTTGAAACCCCAAAGCCTCATCATTCAAAGACTGATACGAAGCTAAAGCAGTCAGCCAGTTCACCTATTACAGCGTCATAAGTACGCTAGGTGCATTTCGTAGTTGGGACGTTGCACTGCGGCTCCAAGAGGGTCGCGGGTTCTTAAGCAAGTAATGGAAAATGTGGTGGGCGGGGTAATATGCATCATATTACAGCGTCACCACAGATTTCATGTTGCGATGTTCATTTCGCATTCTAGAAACCCCCGATTATTGATTAAATTATTGTGACTAGGCTAGCAAGGGCTTCAAGTCAAATAGGATGCTCTGTCCAACAGTGGGCTCGCGGATTCGCTCTTCAATAGCTCCCGTAGGTTCGCCTTCGTATTTTTATTTTTGGTCCCTAAGAGGAATAATTGGGGGCAGAGTAAACAATCGTTTTCAGAAGCTTGCCATGGATCGAGTCCAGAGCGTCTTCTGCATACTCACTATGGACGAGCCAGTGAGACCCCCGCCACGCCCATTTGAGGAAGCTTATTTTTTCTTGGGCGAAATCCGCATAGTGATATCCGCATGGAAGACCTCCTCTCCATCGGTATCAAACACTCTCACGGGCATCACCACATCCTGAGCAGAATCCCAATGAAAGTCGTCCACCTTGCACACGGCGCGCAAATCGGTCTTGGCCATCTTCAGGTATTGCACAGTCATACCGACTGGAATCCAGCGGAAGTTGCCGTTCAGGGATATGTCCAGGCACACGCCTCCCGCAAGCTCTGCTGCGTTACACATGGCGATGGCGTGTACGGTTTTAATGTGGTTTTGCACTGCGCGGCGCTTTTTCAGTTTTACCTCAACCAGGCCCGGCTTTATCTGGGTGAAGCGGGGTTTGATCGAGCTGAAGTAGGGGGCGTTGAAGCAGACGATCTTGCTCACCAGCCAGCGGCCAAAGCTATTGCCCCCCAAGCTTTTCCAGAGTTTCAGGATGGGGCTTTTGGAGGGTAGGTAAGAGGGTGCGTAAGTCATCTGCCTTCTCTGTTTGGCCGTATCAGTGGTATACACATTTTTGCACCTTTGCCATCGGTTGAATAAGTATCAAACTGCCCGAGAAGCTTGTCCATACCGCTTATTGGCGCTCAGCCAGTGCCATTACGGAAGCCCGTTTTGATGGTATGTGGAGATATCCGGAGCAGCGGCTGGCCCGGGTGGCCGCAGGTCTTGACCTGTGAGCGGGTAACTGGGCATGGTGGTAGCCAAGGATCTTTGGTAGGGAGGAGCCAGGATGAATACGCTGGTTAAGTTGCTGTTGTTTGGGTGGATGATGTCCGGGTTGCTGATGGTTGCGGCCACGGCCTCGGGGGAGTCTCAGGAATCTGGGTACAAGCCGGTTGCGCCAAACCCCAGTTACAACGATGTAACGGCGCTCACATTCCGGGAGTATGACCGCAAGGTTCCCTATGGCGAGCACCCGGACCAGTACGCTTTACTCTGGCTACCTGACGATCCCGAGCCCGCGGGCAAGCCCACCGTTGTATTAGTACACGGGGGTTGCTGGCTGAGTGCCTATGACATTAACCATACCCGCGCGCTGGCAACCGCTCTAGCTCTGGAAGGTTATCCCGTATGGAGCCTGGAATATCGTCGGTCCGATGAAAACGCCAGTAGCTGGCCGCAAAGCCTGCACGACTTGCAGCGCGGCGTTCAGGCAATCCGCAAACTTCCGCTCGACGGCTTGAATCACGATGAGGTGGTGCTCTTGGGTCACTCCGCGGGTGGGCATCTGGCCCTGTTGTTGGCGGCTTCCTGGGGCGAGGTGTTTACCGGGCAGGCGCCCAGGGTATCTGCGCTGGGGCTGGCGGCCATTACCGATATTGCGGATTATGCGGGTGGCACCAATGGCTGCCAAAAGGCGGCTGCACTGTTTATGGGGGCAGCGCCCAGTGAAGCACCTGCGGCCTATGCGGCCGCCAACCCTGCAACGCTTGGTATCAATGTCCCGGTGATCCTTTTACAGGGCGACGGTGACCAGATTGTCCCCCGCGCGCAGCTCGAAAGCCTGCGAGCGGATAATGTCACCACCAGAATTGAGCCCGGGGCCGGCCACTTTGACTGGGTGCACCCCGGTACGCCGGCGTTCCAGACCCTGCTGGAAACCCTGAGCCAGCTGCAAAATTACGATGCATGACCAAGTGGTAGATGAATGAGTTTGTTGGACGTTCTCACACAGTATCGAAAAGATCCCTCGTTGGCCGCAGGGCCTGCT
The nucleotide sequence above comes from Microbulbifer salipaludis. Encoded proteins:
- a CDS encoding hotdog fold domain-containing protein, whose protein sequence is MTYAPSYLPSKSPILKLWKSLGGNSFGRWLVSKIVCFNAPYFSSIKPRFTQIKPGLVEVKLKKRRAVQNHIKTVHAIAMCNAAELAGGVCLDISLNGNFRWIPVGMTVQYLKMAKTDLRAVCKVDDFHWDSAQDVVMPVRVFDTDGEEVFHADITMRISPKKK
- a CDS encoding YHYH domain-containing protein, translating into MKAKFFILLSILVLSGPAFSHSGNTDSNGGHNCSEKSKKKGLCSGYHYHRNSVTSAEFETPKPHHSKTDTKLKQSASSPITAS
- a CDS encoding alpha/beta hydrolase, with protein sequence MNTLVKLLLFGWMMSGLLMVAATASGESQESGYKPVAPNPSYNDVTALTFREYDRKVPYGEHPDQYALLWLPDDPEPAGKPTVVLVHGGCWLSAYDINHTRALATALALEGYPVWSLEYRRSDENASSWPQSLHDLQRGVQAIRKLPLDGLNHDEVVLLGHSAGGHLALLLAASWGEVFTGQAPRVSALGLAAITDIADYAGGTNGCQKAAALFMGAAPSEAPAAYAAANPATLGINVPVILLQGDGDQIVPRAQLESLRADNVTTRIEPGAGHFDWVHPGTPAFQTLLETLSQLQNYDA
- a CDS encoding replication endonuclease, with product MRTLQDLYLEEVHINLGLVNKRSGIYASNHGVNRKLAQWKRNEAVLAALEAVNELGEVFNLLDVAKRSVANLANRRSKLMTRMAGFEAISRKRGEQGVFLTLTAPSKYHSHLSANCKPNPRYNGSTPAEVQAYFNQQWAKIRAKLKRSQIQPYGFRVVEPHHDGCPHWHMLLFIAPEQVKEALSIFRHYALEIDGNEPGAQKRRFTVKYIDPNKGTAAGYIAKYIAKNIDGEHVGEDLYGHDAIESAIRIRAWASTWKIRQFQQIGGPSVTAWRESRRLAHSEHAEAALDSIDSELLKGLIEAADKGDWETFTELSGGPTPDRADLPLRALHVVKAGLNKYGQEAQKLIGLLFQAKSRVITRFHEWTVRPVTEFESCRAEARAIGGANAPPLEYCQ
- a CDS encoding PKD domain-containing protein; this encodes MNRIITFLCLSFISVTVSAYEGLPPGIDPPPPVSPYDRCGITSLTSGFPTTAYAQRVSYCRNDLLFPCNNKIQSDFYEWENNNVAKDKQRRTIIATYNEPPRSNVDTLMYFSMGQYFSSNDIQASNIGMCDDWNWWFDHNDTTLANGHMPIMPGSVPKLVATNGDFDMESTFIAIAVDARFNYDFTLPNQREIIQAHYQWLKKKFYTENLKFIYLAGHSRGGALVTHLAAKFKEESPEIPVMVHLYDPVANPDNQHNELGTQLNTYPSKVYNPRFTDVSYWAWLSDLENTSFETPEKRELLYIHNLLSGDPFIGSFFEFLSHKVRAFAEVNSQNLSDTKGSWYKQSWLTYSHNGMANTNDVQRYNELVNKHEEFTPLRERTMEPIAECKVTPSTAEGQYASVTFSDDGSASRNGTNLTYSWYLSNGTTRTGKGPFTTTVFTPDNTSMNHTFRLTVTDAYGNNDSMTCSVFVSNYDSDGTCLEGSRNCLEPAL